Part of the Aurantiacibacter aquimixticola genome, GCGTTGCTGCCGCTGCTGCTGTTCGGTCCGGCGAGCCTGTTCGGGCTGGTCGCGGCGATTACGCTGGGCATCTTCGTGGGTACTTACAGCTCGGTCTACATGGCCGCGCCCATCCTGATCTGGCTTGGCGTTACGAGCGACAGCTTCGTGCCGCAGGAAACCGTTGCCGACCGGCAGGAGCGCAAGGCCCGCGGCGAAGTCTAGGCGAGCAGGCGCTGGTAGTAGTCCGCCAGCGCCACCGCGTTCGCTTCCCAGCTGAAGCCGGTCGCATTCTCGGCGACCCGGTCAGGCGCATAGGCTGCGGCCAGCACGTCATGCAGGCCGAGCGCGACGGCCTCCGCGCTGCGCTCGACAATGCGCCCGGCGCTGTCATGCTTCACCAGTTCCCGCGCGCCGCCTGCATCGGTGATGACGAGCGGCGTTCCGCAGGCCAGCGCCTCGACCCAGGCATTGGCGAGCCCCTCGCTAGCCGACGGGAGCACCATCGCCTCGCTCGCTGCCAGCACGCGGGGGAGCGCGCCATGATCGAGGCTTCCGAGGAAATGGGCGCGATGTGCCAGGTCGAGCTCGTAGGCGAGCTTCTCCAGCATTTCGCGATCCGGGCCGTTCCCTACGAACAGGCAGTGCACTTCCGGTAGGCCAGCTAATGCGCGCAGGACGATTGCCTGACCCTTGCGCGGTATAAGCGCGCCAACGCAGGCAACGAGACGGTCGCCATCGGCCAGCGTCAGCCCGAACTGCTCCGCCGCCTTGCGCCGCTGTTTCGCGCGGTTGCGCACACGGAAGAGCTCCCGGTCGAGACCGGTATAGTGCACGGTGATCTTTTCCTTCTGCAGGCCGATCGCCGCCATGTCGTGCTTCAGCGTTTCGCTCACCGCGAGCAGGCCTGCCGCCTGCGTGGCGGCATTGCGCATCTTGGCAAGCGCATAACCCTTGCCACCCCAGTGCGAGATATCTGCCCCGCGCGCCTTGATGCTAAGCGGCAGGCCGAGCGCCATCGCAATGCGCATGGCCGCGGGGCCATCGGGATAGAAGAACTGCGCGTCGACCAGGTCGAAGGGCCGCGCCGCATGCAATTCGCGAGCAAGCGGCAGCACGGCGCTTGCGATCATCGCCGGATTGACCGGCCCGCCGATCCCCGGGATCAGGGTGAAACGCGGCCGATGAACGGCCACGCCCGCCTCACAGCCGTCCACCGCCGCCGCCGCCGCCAGTGCTCGGTATTTGCCGAAGGGGAAGGGCGGCACGCCGATTGGATTGATGACGGTGACGTCCCACCCATCGCGCGCTGCAAGCGCCTCCATTTGTCCCGCGACGAAAGTGCCGAACCGCGGCATCGCGGCATTCGGATAGAGCGTGGCGAGAGAAAGAATGCGCGGCATGGCGTGCGCCCGGGTCAGAGCTTGCGCACGAGCATTTCGGCAACGGCAAGCCAGGCAGGATTGTCGATCACGATCTGCCGCTGGCCTATGCCCGGCGGCAAGAGACCTACGAGTTCGCCCTGCCGGTCGATCAGCCGACCGAAGGCGAATCGCCCGCCCGATCGCGGGGCCAGCACGTCGCGATTAATCAGGCCGCCCGCCTCATCTGGCGCGACCTGCCGCATCCACAGTTGATCGCCCGGCCGATATTCGCCCTGACCAGCCTCTATCTCGAGGCAGATCAGCGCGCCGCTGTCGAGCAGCTCGGTCGGAAGGATGGCGTCGCGCGGGGTTGCGAGGCTTTCGGCGCCCGCCGCCGTCAGCTTTGCGATGACCTGCGCCTGCCCCTCGCTTTCCCCTTTGACGAGAGCCTCAGCATCGACACCTAGCGCATCGCCGATACGGTTCATCCACGCGAGAGAGAGATTGCGCATCCCGGTTTCCAGCCGACCGATCGTCTGCGCAGTCGTCGCCGGTTCGCATGCCGCGGCGACCTCTGCGAGCGTCATGCCCTTGCTTTTGCGGATATCGCGAATGCGATTGATCATGCTGCGCCTCTGATTAACCCAATTGGTTGCAAATATCGCTGTCCTACAACCGATTCGCTTTTGCAAGTGCGCTCTTGCAGCAGAAAGAGGAAAAGCGATGCAGCGCCAGCTAGTCGAACGTGAATTGACCCCGGAAGGCCCGCGTAGGCGCAAGGGCGTCGGGCGGCGACGTCGCAGTGTCACCGTCAATGCGGCGGAAAGCCCCCTCGCCTGGCTCCACGCGCGCGGCCATCTCGACGACCGTTTGTTCGATGCGGGCGAGCGACTGCGCGCGGATTACGAGCGGGCGCAGCTGAGCGCCAGTGTGACCATGCGCTGGGATCCGGTGCGAGTGAAGGGCGGGCCGGACGCGGGTCTCAATCCGACGGAGCGCCAGATTGCCGCGCGCCAGCGCTTCGACCGCGCCCTGGCGGCAGCGGGCAAAGGTCTGGAAGACGTGCTGTGGCGCGTCATATGCGCGGGCGAGACTCTGCCCGTGGCGGAAAAGACCCTGGCCTGGCCGGCGCGCAGCGGCAAGCTGGTGTTGAAATTGGCGCTGGACCGGGTGGCCGATTTCTACCGCATCGCCTGACGTGGCAAATCAACTCGGATAGAAGAACCGCTCTTCCGCGATCTTGCCGTCCCGCACGGTGTATACGCCGGTTTCGGCCATCTGGCTGCGCTCCCCATCCATCGTGACATCCATTTCGTAGCGCACGGCAAACTGGTCGCCGATCACATATGGACCTTCCATATTCGTGCTGTGCACTTCGGTGTTGTCTTCCCACCATGCGTGCTTCTCAAGCAATTGCTCGCGTCCTTCGACACGCGACATGGGGCCGCCGCCCGATTCCAGGCTGACGATATTGTCGGCCCACATCGCCTGATAGTCGTCACGCCGGTCTTCCTTGACCGCGTTGAAGAAATCCTTCGCCATTGATTCGATCGACATCGCATCCTCCATCTTCCGCAAGACGAAAGGCAATAGCCTGAAATTGTGTCGATACGAAGAAGTGGTTTACGCCCCGGTCAGTCGCGATCGCGAGACAGCAGGCCGCGCAGCCAGTTCCACAGCTTGAGAAGGATCGAACCCGATGCCTCGGCGGCGCGTGCCGCTTCCTCGGCCTCTTCCTTTTCGCGCAGGAGCTTGGCGCGAAGGGCGCTTTGCTGGCCGGGCGTGGCGGAGGCGACGGCGGCGCGGCGCGAGCGCGGATCGCGCATGAAGGCATATCCGTCCACCGCATCGTCCTCCGCGACGGTGAAGCGCGCGTCGTCGGAGTCGCTTTCGTCTTGCTCGCCCGGCGATGCGATGTCGTCGACACGGTTGTCGGCCGTTTCGATGGGCGGGCTCGTCTCCGGCTCGGCTTGGTGGTCGGCAAGGTCCGAAGCGTCGATACGGGCCGGCCGCTCGCCTTGCTTGGGCGTCTGCGGATCGGCGTCTTCGGGGTCGGCAAGCCACGTTTCGAGGTCGAACACCTCGTCGGGAAGCTCGTAATTCTTCGCGGGGTTCAGTTCGTCGAAGCGTGCGGGCGGCGGGCCTTGCGGTTCGTCACTAAGGGCATCCTCCAGCGCCGCATCGAGCGGATCGACCCAAGCCGTATCGCTTGTATGGGCGTGAGTGCCGCGACCTTCGACGGGAGCCTCCTGATCTTCATCGACCTTTGGCTCCTCCGGAGTGAGGTCGGCGTAGTCGGACAACAGCGCATCGGGCTCTGGAAGAGTTGTGTCGTCGAAGGCCGACATGTCCGCTTCGGGCTCTTCGGCCACGTGCTCAAGTGAAGCGTCGCGCTGCGCGGCGTCGCCGGTTTCCGGAGGAGCAACGTCTTCGGCCTCGGCAGGCAGCTCGCTTTCATCGGACGCGTCCGGCTGCAGCGGTAGGGACGGGAAGATGCGCGTGCTAAGGTCCAGTCCGTCCTCGATCTCCGCCTGCTCCGGCAGGTCGGGCGCGAATATGCTCTCATCCTCGGCGGCGAATGTGTCGTCCACCGGCGGAGCGTTCTTGCGGTGAGTGAGTGAAAGCACCGCTTCGGGCGAAGGCAGATCGTCCTCGGCGTCGCTTTCGACTTCGTCGGACGCGCCCATGTCTTCCGGATCGTCGTCCAGCATCGGGGCAAGGCCGAGCACGGTGGCGGGGCGCGGCGCGCGTTCGACGTCTTCGCCCAGCATCTCCGCAGAGGCATCGTGGAACATCGCGTGGGCCTGTGCCAGTTCCTCGGGATCTAGCACCAGCACCGGTTTCTTCTTGAGTTTGCGCGGTGCGCCAAGGCCCGTCAGGCTGCCATAGGCAAGCCCTGCGGATGCGGTGTCGTCCCTAAGGGCGGAGGAAGCGGCGGTTCCCATGGCCACGCCTTTTGCCGCGTTTTGGTGCATGCGGTCTGAGGAGACGTGGTTAACGCGTTCGTTACGTTTGGCCCGGGCTTCAGGCCTCGACGCGCTCGGCCAGCATCAGCCAGCGTTCTTCGGCCTGCTCGATCTCTTCCCGCGCCAGCTCCAGCGATTTGGAAATGCGGGCGAACTTGTCGGGGTCGGCGGCGTAAAGATTTGGGTCGGCCAATGCAGCTTCACCCTTGGCTATCAGGGCTTCGAGCTCGGCGATCCTGTTCGGCAGCATCTCGTAATCGCGCTTGTCCTTGTAGGAGAGCTTGTCCGATTTCGGCGGCGGAGGAGGGGGTGGTGACGGCTTCTCGGCGCCATTCCCGCTCGTGGCTTTCTTCGCGGGCCGCTTCTTACGTTTCGCTTCCCAATCGGCATAGCCGCCCGCAACGATGTCCACCGTGCCGCTGCCGTCGAGGCCCAGCGTTACCGACACCGTCCGGTCGAGAAAGTCGCGATCGTGGCTGACGATCAGCACCGTGCCTTCGTAATCCGCGATCACTTCCTGCAAGAGGTCGAGCGTCTCGAGGTCGAGATCGTTGGTCGGCTCGTCCAGTACGAGCAGGTTGGACGTGCGCGCGAACTCGCGGGCGAGCAGCAGGCGGCTGCGTTCGCCGCCGGAGAACGTGCCGATCTTCGCATCGACATGCGACGGGTCGAACAGGAAGTCCTTCAGATAGGCCTGCACGTGCTTGCGATTTCCGCGCACATCGATCCAGTCGCCACCTTCCGCAAGAATGTCGCGCACGCTCTTTTGCGGATCGAGCAGGGCGCGCTGCTGGTCGATCATCACGCCGGACAGCGTGCGCGCATGGGTGACGGTGCCGCTGTCCGGCTCGATTTCCTTCGTCAGCATTTTGAGCAGCGTCGTCTTGCCCGCGCCGTTGGACCCTACAATGCCGATCCGGTCGCCGCGCTGGATGCGCAGGGAGAAGGGCTTGATGACCTGGCGATCGTCGTAGGTCTTGCTGATGTCTTCGGCGACGATGACGGACTTGCTCTTGAAATCGTCGTCGCTCTTCAGGCTGAGCTTTGCCGTGCCGCCGGGCGAAATCATCGCTGCGCGCTGGGCGCGCATGTCGTACAGCTTTTCCAGTCGTCCCTGATTGCGCTTGCGGCGTGCGGTGACACCGCGTTCCAGCCAGTGCGCCTCGATCTTCAGCTTCGCATCGAGCTTTTCCGCCGCGCGCGCTTCCTCGGCATAGACCTGCTCTTCCCATGCTTCGTAACCGCCGAAACCGACTTCCTTGCGGCGCAGGTCTCCCCGGTCGAGCCACAGCGTTGCGCGAGTGAGGCGTTTCAGGAAGGTCCGGTCGTGGCTGATGGTGATGAATGCGCCCTTGTAGCGGGTCAGCCAGCTTTCCAGCCAGTCGATCGCGGACAGGTCGAGATGGTTCGTCGGCTCGTCCAGCAGCAGCAGGTCCGGCTCCTGCGCCAGCGCGCGGGCAATGGCGGCGCGGCGCCTCTCGCCGCCGCTCGCGGTCGCCGCATCGGTCGTCATGTCGATACCGAGCTGGCCGGCAATGGCCTCCACGCCGTGTTCGGGCGGGGCACGATCTCCGGCGAGCGCGAAGTCCATCAAGGTGGCGTGAGCGGCGAAGTCCGGCTCCTGCTCGAGCCAGACGATATTCATGTGCGGCTTCGTCTTGCGCACCCCGCGATCGGGTTCGATCTCTCCGGTGATGAGGCGCAGCAGCGTCGTCTTGCCGACACCGTTGCGACCGATCAGCGCCAGCCTGTCTCGCAGGCCGATATGCAGGTCGAGGCCATCACCCTTGTCGGGATCGCCCAGCAGCCAGCGCCCGCCTTGTTGCAGGGACAGACCTTCGAGCGAGAGGATGGGCGGTTCGGCCATGACGCGCGGCAGGTAGGGCCGGGCGGCGCGGCTGGCAAGGAACGGCAGCGTTCAGGCGCGCGTTATCCGGAAAAGCGCAGACCGCGCCCGCATCCAATCGGAGGACCGCCATGATCCGTTACGCCATCCCCCTCGCTCTCGCCGCGACCGTCGCCATGCCCGCCCATGCACAGGTGGAAGTGGAAATCGCCTCGCAGGGGCCCGTGGTGGCGCTTTCCGTGAGCGAGACCGTCACCATGGATCCCGACATCGCCAATCTCAGTGCCGGGGTGACGACGCGCGCGCTGACAGCTGTGGACGCGATGCAGGAGAATGCCCGCGCCATGAGCCGGGTGATCGCCGCGATCGAGGAACTCGGCGTGGACGAGGACGATATCCAGACGAGCGGAGTGCAGCTCAATCCCGATTACGAATACAACCAGTCCACGCGCGAGCAGGAATTTCGCGGCTATCGCGTCGCCAATCGCGTCAGCATCACGGTGCGCGATATCGACGAGGTGGGGCCGGTCCTGGACCGGTTGGTGTCGGTGGGTGCAACCGACATTGGCGGCATCGGCTGGGATGTGGACGACCCCGCGCCTGCCATCGATCAGGCGCGCACCACGGCCTTTGCCACAGCGCGGGAGCGGGCGGGGAATTACGCGCGTATGGCGGGTTATTCCGATATCCGATTGCTGCAGGTGGCGGAGAACGTCGCGAGCCGACCGCGCCCGATGGAAGGCATCGTTCTCACCGGATCGCGAATTCAGGCCGATTCTGCGCCAAGCACTCCGGTCCGTCCGGGCCAGGTGCAGGCCGGTGTCACGGTGAACTTCACCTATGAGATGGTTCGCTGAACCGCGCAGAGCGACAACATTCACTCCTTGTTCAATGCCTTCGGCTTAGACAGGCGATCATTATGAAAGCGCGCTTCGCCTTTTTGTCGGCCCTCGCATTACTGGGTGCGACTGCTGCTCCCGCCGTGCTGTGCACGTCTGCCGCAGCGCAGGAACGCAGCTTCGACCGCAGCGATCGCGGCGACCAGCGCAGCGCGCGCGAGGAAATGCGTGCCGGGCGCAATATGCCGATCCGCCAGATCGAACGCCGCATCATTCCGCAAATGCGCGATGATGACGAGTATATCGGCTTTGAATACGATCGCCGCGCGCAGGCCTATCGCCTGAAATTCATTCGCAACGGCCGCATGATCTGGGTCGATGTCGATGCGCAGACCGCGCGCGTCCTGCGCATTTCGCGCTGATCCTCTCCACCTTGGAAACCGCCCGCTCGCTTGACGCGTTCATGTTGCAAGCGCAACACGAGGGCGCACGATAGAAGCAGGGAAAGACTATGCGGATTCTGATTGTCGAGGACGAGCCCACTCTGGGCCAGCAGCTGAAATCCACGCTGGAACAGAACGGTTACGCGGTGGACCTTTCCACCGATGGCGAGGACGGGCACTTTCTCGGCAGCACCGAAGATTACGATGCCGTGATCCTCGATCTCGGCCTGCCGGAGATCGACGGACTGACCGTACTTGGCATGTGGCGCAAGGAGGGGCGCAAATTCCCCGTCCTGGTGCTGACCGCGCGCGACAGCTGGAGCGACAAGGTCGCCGGGCTCGATGCAGGCGCGGACGATTATCTCGCCAAGCCTTTCCAGACCGAAGAGCTTATCGCTCGCTTGCGCGCCCTCATTCGCCGGGCTTCGGGCAATGCCTCCAGCGAACTGACCGCAGGCGATGTCCGCCTCGACACCCGTTCGGGCCGCGTCACGCTGGCGGGAGAGCCGGTGAAGCTGACGGCGCAGGAATACAAGCTGCTGAGCTACCTCATGCATCACAAGGGCAAGGTGGTCAGCCGCACGGAGCTCATCGAACATATTTATGACCAGGATTTCGATCGCGATTCCAACACGATCGAAGTCTTCGTCACCCGCATCCGCAAGAAACTCGGCGCAGAAGTGATCACGACGATCCGTGGCCTCGGTTACAGCCTCGACGACCCCGACGACCAGCCGCGCGAATAGCGGCAGCGAAAGCGGCGATGTCACCCGGCAGGAGGGCGGCGCGCCTTCCGCAGGGGAGGCCGCGCCCGAAGCCGAACGCGCCGCAGATCCGGCGATAGAGCCAAGGCACACCGGAAGCCTTTCCCGCCGCATGATCATGATCGCGGCCGGCTGGATCCTCATCCTGCTGACAGTGGGCGGCGTCGCGCTCGATCGTGTGCTCACCAATCAGCTGGAACGCGAATTCGACAATCGCCTGCTCATCCCGCTCAACGCCATGCTCCGTTCGGCGGAGTATGTTCCGGGTTGGGGTGTCGAATTCAATTCGATCCTCGGCGATCAGAATTATCTCGACCCTGGCAGTGGCTCTTACTGGCAGATCAGCGGAGAGGGTTACGAGCCCTTTCCGTCCAATTCGCTGTGGGACGACCGGCTGGTGGTGCGGGACGTCGACGCGGTCGAACCGATCTTCTACGATTCCGAGCAATTCCCCGACGAAACACTGCGGATGGTTCAGCGCACGATCCAGCTGCCGGGCAGCGACGTGCAATGGCAGTTCGTCGTCGCCCAGAACAGAGAGGATATCGACAGCCAGATCGGCACCGTGCGCGCTACGCTGGCATGGTCATTCGCGGTGCTGGGGATCGGTCTGTTCCTGATGGCGATGGCACAGACCTGGTATGGCCTAGGTCCGCTACGCCGTGTGCGGGAGGCGATCGCGCGCATTCGCACCAGTGGTTACAATCGCGTGACCGAGCCGCTTCCGCTCGAAGTCCAGCCGATGGTGCAGGAATTGAATGCGCTGCTGGCCCATTCCGAAAAGCAGGCCGAAGAAGCGCGCACCCATGCGGGCAATCTTGCCCATGCGCTCAAGACCCCGCTCACCGTGCTCAACAATGCCGCGCATGCGAAAGCGCCCGACCTCGACGAGGCTGTGCTGCGCGAGGCGGATGTGATGCAGCGCCATGTCGATCACCACCTTGCCAGAGCGCGCGCCGTGGGCCGCCGCGCCACGGGCCTTGCCCGCGCCGACGCGCTGGCCAGCGTGGAGGGCGTGGAGCGCGCCGTGTCACGGCTCTATGCGCATGTTCGTTTCGATATCGATAGCGGGCGGGGCACCCAAGTCGCGATGGAGCGTCAGGACTTGGACGAAGTGCTGGGCAATCTTATCGAGAATGCAGCGAAATATGGCGGTGGCAGCGTGTTCGTCACTGTCGATGCGCTGCCCGATAGCGACATCTGCGAGATCTGGATCGAGGATGACGGTATGGGCATTCCCGAAAAGGAGTGGGACGATATCTTCGGTCGCGGCGCGCGGCTGGACACCGGCAAGCCCGGCACCGGCCTCGGCCTCGCCATCGTGCGTGACGTGGTGCAGATTTATGGCGGCGAAGTTTCGCTCGCCGAAAGCGAGGACCTTGGTGGACTGCTCGTGAAGCTCAGCCTGCCGCGCGCGCCTTAGTCGGCGTCTGCCGGTTGGCGCTCGAGACTGGAGAGCGCGGCGGCGATGACCTTGCGGGAATCCGATGGTTTCTGGATGTGCTGGCGCCCCAATCGCTGCACAGTCTCGTCCGTACGATTGAGATCGCCCGAATGCAGGATGTAGGGAATTCCGCGCCGGTCCAGCTCCTCGGCCACGGGCAGGCAGGTTTCCTCGTTCTTCAGGGTCACGTCCAGCACGGCGACATCCACCGGCGTGTCGCCGTCAAGATGTCTCAACGCGGTCGCGACGTCGATCGCGCACAGCACACCGCAGCCACGATCCTGCGCGGCGAACTCCAGATCCATCATGATGAGCGGCTCGTCCTCGACCAGAAGGATCGTTTTATCGCAGCTCATCGCGATCCTGCCTTGCCGATGGGAAGGGTCAGCGTGGCGATCAGGCCATCCTCGGCCCATTCGCGCTGCGTATCACCGCCGCCATAGCGTACCATGCGCTCGATGATCTGATTGCCCGATCCGCTCTTGCCTTCCGGCTCTGCAACATCGGGTCCGCCCGTTTCTTTCCACTTTACGACGAGCATCTGCTTTCCGTCCTGTTCCTCGACGTGCCAGTCGACATCGACTCGCCCGTCATCGCGCGTCCATGCGCCGTGTTTCGTGGCATTTGCCGCCAATTCATGCAGCGCGAGACCGACGCTCGAGACCACGCCGAATGGCACGGAATATTCGTTGCCATGCATCACGAGATGCGTGCCTTCGACATCGTAGGCTTCCAGAATACCGCGTATCGCCTGGCCGATCTCGATATTGCCGCTGCTCGCTTCATCGAGCGTGGTTTCATAAGCACGGCCGAGTGCCTGAACCCGCTCGTTTATTTCGCGCGCCTCATCCTCGATCCCGCGCATGCGACCGGTAATGTTCACGATCCCGGAAATCACGGAGAACATGTTCTTCATGCGATGCGAAAGCTCGCGCGCCATGTCTCGGGCATACTGCTCCTCGGCACGCGCTGCGCGCACATCCGACACGTCCCACTGGCTGCCGAAGAAATAGACCAGCTCGCCATCCTCGTCGTAGATCGGGCCAATGTGCAGGGCGTTCCAGAACGTGGAGCCGTCCTTGCGGTAATTCAGCAGCTCTACGACGGTCACGTCCTCGTTCGCGATCGCGTCGCGGATTTTCTCGACCGGCCTCGGATCGGTTTCGGGGCCTTGCAGGAATCGGCAATTGCGCCCGATGATCTCGTCCTGTTCGTACCCCGTCAGCTCGCGAAATGCGCGGTTGGCGAAGACGATCGGCACGTCGGGTTGTTTCGGGTCGGCCAGACAAATGGCCATGCGCGTCTGACCCATCGCCTGCTCGAAGAGGACGCCCGATGCCTTGGAAAAATGATCGCTCTGATTGGCTGCGCGAAACGCTTGTGGCGCAGGGTCGTGCCGCGGCGCTTCGCTGTTTGTCCGCTCGTCCGTTTCCGACAGATCGTGCTCGTCCGACCGCGCGTCGTCCGACATGTCCTTATGGTTCCCTTACCCGTTCTTCCCCTGCAAAATACGCGCGTAGACGAGGCGGTTCCATACCTAACATGGGTCAGGTTTCAGTCACCCTGAACCTGTCGGTGATGACGGATCACTTCGTCGATGATGAAGCGCAGGAATTTCTCGCTGAATTCCGGGTCCAGGTCCGCATCTTCGGCGAGTTGTCGCAGGCGCGCGATCTGCCGCGTCTCCCTTTCAGGATCGGCGGGAGGCATGTGCGTTTGCGCCTTGTACCGACCCACAGCCTGCGTGATGCGAAAACGCTCCGCCAGAATATGGATCAGTGCCGCATCGATATTGTCGATGCTGCGGCGAAAGGCGGCAAGCTGGGGATCGGTTGCGGGTTCGTCTGGGTCGTTCACTGCGCCGGGATGCCGCAGAAATGCCGCCTTGCCAATAGCCGCGCGCCGCCCCATTGAGACTGGCATGAGCGACAACGTCGTCCCCCTGAAGCGCACGGATGGAGAGGAGCGGCCGACGCTCCAGCCTATCCTGTCGCTCACCGCCACCGCGATGAACTCGGTCAATCAGGTTATCCTGAAGCGGATGCAGAGCGAAATTCCTCTCATCCCCGCGCTGGCCGGGCACCTGATCAGCGGAGGCGGCAAGCGAATGCGACCGATGCTGACGCTCGCCGGGGCGGAGGTCGTCGGGTATCAGGGCACGCGCCATCACAAGCTCGCCGCGGCGGTCGAATTCATCCACACAGCCACGCTGCTTCACGATGATGTGGTGGACGGCAGCGAGACCAGGCGCGGCAAGTCCGCCGCCAACATCGTCTACGGCAATCCGGCAACGGTGCTGGTGGGCGATTTCCTGTTCAGCCGCGCGTTCGAGCTGATGGTGGAGGATGGCAGCCTGAAAGTGCTCAAGATCCTTTCCAGCGCGAGCGCCATCATCGCGCAGGGCGAAGTCGATCAGCTGACCGCGCAGCGCAAGATCGAGACGTCGGAAGAGCGCTACCTCCACATCATCGGCGCGAAGACCGCCGCTCTGTTTGCCGCCGCCAGCCGGATCGCCGCCGTGGTCGCCGAGAAGGGCGAGGCGGAGGAGCAGGCGCTCGACGATTATGGCCGCAATCTCGGTGTAGCTTTCCAGCTCGTGGACGACGCGCTCGATTACGATGCCGACGCCGCCGAGATGGGCAAGGATCGGGGCGACGATTTTCGCGAGGGCAAGATGACGCTGCCCGTCATCCTCGCCTATGCGCGCGGAGACGAGGAGGAGCGCCGCTTCTGGCAGGACGCCATCGCCGGGTTCCGGACGGAGGACGAGGATCTCGCCCACGCCGTCGCGCTCATCCGCAAGCATGACTGCGTATCCGCCACACGCGAACGCGCCCGCCACTTCGCGCAGCGCGCCTGCGGCGCCTTGTCGATCTTCCCGGACTCCGCCGCGCGCAGAGCAATGGTGGAGGCGGCGCAATTCGCCGTGAGCCGGGGTTACTGACGCGCTTTCGCAGGACTGACGAAACAGGCTAGGCGGCGTTCTTGTGACCTCCGACCTCCCCATTCACGCCGTTCTGCCGGACTTGCTCGCCGCCTTGCGCTCCGGCAATTCGGCCGTACTCGTCGCGCCGCCGGGCGCAGGTAAGACGACGGCGGTCGCGCCCGCGCTGCTCGGCGAGGAGTGGTGCACCGGCCAGATCATCCTAACAAGCCCGCGCCGGGTCGCCGCTCGCGCGGCGGCGGAGCGGATCGCGCATCTGCTGGGTGAAAAGGTAGGGCAGCGTGTCGGCTATCTCACCCGGTTGGACGGCAAGCCGGGCAGCCGCATTATTGTCGTGACCGAAGCGATTCTGGTAAATCGGCTGATGGAGGATCAGGAGCTGTCCGGCGTTTCCGCGCTGCTGTTCGACGAAGCGCATGAGCGGAACCTCGACAGCGATCTCGGCCTGGCGCTGGCGCTGGAAACACAGGGCGTACTGCGTGAAGATCTGCGAATCTGCGTCATGTCCGCAACCATCGACGGCGCGCGGTTTGCGCGGCTGATTGGCGAGGTGACGCCTGTGGTCGAGAGCGAGGGGAAGGCCTTTCCCTTGGCGATCGAATGGCTCGGCGCGTCGCCCGAAATGCGGGTCGAGGACGCGATGACATCCGCTATCATGCGCGCGTGGCGAGAGGAGGAGGGCGACATCCTGGCCTTCCTGCCAGGGGTCGGCGAGATCGAGCGGGTGCGAGAGCGGCTGGAGGCCAAACTGCCGGGCGTTCCATTTCTACCGCTGCATGGGCAGGTCCAGCCAGCGCAACAGCGCGCCGCCATTCGCCGCGATCCCGGTGGACGCCGCCGCGTGGTGCTCGCCACCAGCATTGCCGAAACCTCGCTGACGCTGGAAGGTGTCTCGGTCGTGGTCGATAGTGGTCTTGCGCGCCGGGCCGAGTTCGACCGGGCGTCGG contains:
- a CDS encoding chorismate mutase → MNDPDEPATDPQLAAFRRSIDNIDAALIHILAERFRITQAVGRYKAQTHMPPADPERETRQIARLRQLAEDADLDPEFSEKFLRFIIDEVIRHHRQVQGD
- a CDS encoding polyprenyl synthetase family protein, with protein sequence MSDNVVPLKRTDGEERPTLQPILSLTATAMNSVNQVILKRMQSEIPLIPALAGHLISGGGKRMRPMLTLAGAEVVGYQGTRHHKLAAAVEFIHTATLLHDDVVDGSETRRGKSAANIVYGNPATVLVGDFLFSRAFELMVEDGSLKVLKILSSASAIIAQGEVDQLTAQRKIETSEERYLHIIGAKTAALFAAASRIAAVVAEKGEAEEQALDDYGRNLGVAFQLVDDALDYDADAAEMGKDRGDDFREGKMTLPVILAYARGDEEERRFWQDAIAGFRTEDEDLAHAVALIRKHDCVSATRERARHFAQRACGALSIFPDSAARRAMVEAAQFAVSRGY
- a CDS encoding response regulator is translated as MSCDKTILLVEDEPLIMMDLEFAAQDRGCGVLCAIDVATALRHLDGDTPVDVAVLDVTLKNEETCLPVAEELDRRGIPYILHSGDLNRTDETVQRLGRQHIQKPSDSRKVIAAALSSLERQPADAD
- a CDS encoding sensor histidine kinase, whose product is MASVTASTTPTTSRANSGSESGDVTRQEGGAPSAGEAAPEAERAADPAIEPRHTGSLSRRMIMIAAGWILILLTVGGVALDRVLTNQLEREFDNRLLIPLNAMLRSAEYVPGWGVEFNSILGDQNYLDPGSGSYWQISGEGYEPFPSNSLWDDRLVVRDVDAVEPIFYDSEQFPDETLRMVQRTIQLPGSDVQWQFVVAQNREDIDSQIGTVRATLAWSFAVLGIGLFLMAMAQTWYGLGPLRRVREAIARIRTSGYNRVTEPLPLEVQPMVQELNALLAHSEKQAEEARTHAGNLAHALKTPLTVLNNAAHAKAPDLDEAVLREADVMQRHVDHHLARARAVGRRATGLARADALASVEGVERAVSRLYAHVRFDIDSGRGTQVAMERQDLDEVLGNLIENAAKYGGGSVFVTVDALPDSDICEIWIEDDGMGIPEKEWDDIFGRGARLDTGKPGTGLGLAIVRDVVQIYGGEVSLAESEDLGGLLVKLSLPRAP
- a CDS encoding PAS domain-containing protein codes for the protein MSDDARSDEHDLSETDERTNSEAPRHDPAPQAFRAANQSDHFSKASGVLFEQAMGQTRMAICLADPKQPDVPIVFANRAFRELTGYEQDEIIGRNCRFLQGPETDPRPVEKIRDAIANEDVTVVELLNYRKDGSTFWNALHIGPIYDEDGELVYFFGSQWDVSDVRAARAEEQYARDMARELSHRMKNMFSVISGIVNITGRMRGIEDEAREINERVQALGRAYETTLDEASSGNIEIGQAIRGILEAYDVEGTHLVMHGNEYSVPFGVVSSVGLALHELAANATKHGAWTRDDGRVDVDWHVEEQDGKQMLVVKWKETGGPDVAEPEGKSGSGNQIIERMVRYGGGDTQREWAEDGLIATLTLPIGKAGSR